In Rhodothermales bacterium, the genomic window GAGATGGTCATGCCGGGCGACAATACGCAGTTCAAGGTGAAGCTGATTGTGCCTGTTGCCATGGAGCAGGGCCTTCGTTTCGCCATCCGTGAAGGCGGCCGCACCGTCGGTGCCGGCGTCGTCTCCAAAATCCTGGACTGACAAGGCGATTACGGGCGTAGCTCAATTGGCAGAGCAGCGGTCTCCAAAACCGCAGGCTGCAGGTTCGAGTCCTGCCGCCCGTGCACTTGACGCTCCGGCGTCTTACGATAACTTCAAAGGCGAAGTATGAACAAGGTCACAGAGTATCTTCAGGAAGTTGCCAAGGAAATGCGGAAGGTCACCTGGCCTTCTCAGCAGGAGCTGACCAGCAACACCATCGTTACCATCGTTGCCACGTTGGTCATGTCGCTCTTCATCTTCGGGACGGACCGCGTAATCAGCACCGTCCTGGAAGTTATCTATGGTTGATCATGGCTGAAAGAATCCGGAAATGGTATGTCCTTCGCACGTTCTCGGGACACGAGAAGAAAGTGAAGGAGTACCTGGAGCGCGAAATGACCCGTCTTGGGCTCGAGGAGAAGCTCCCCGAAATCATGATCCCGACGGAAACCGTATTCGAAATGCGGGGCGGAAAGAAGCGTACGCGGGAGAAGAACTTCTTCCCGGGCTACATCCTGTTGCATTGTATCCTGGACAAGGAACTGCAGCACATCCTGTCCCAGGTCCCTTCGGTCGTCGGTTTCCTGACGACCGGCGACGAGCCGACTGCGCTCCGTCAGGAGGAAGTGAATCGGATCCTCGGCAAGATGGACGAGGCCCTCGAAGCAGGCGAGCAGCCGGAAATCCCGTTCAAGAACGGCGATCCGGTCAAGGTTGTGGACGGTCCATTCAACAACTTCAACGGCATAGTCGAAGAAGTCTACCCGGACAAGGCCAAGGTCAAGGTCATGGTCTCCATCTTCGGACGGAAAACCCCGCTCGAACTGGACTATTTGCAGGTTGAGCACGAAGAGTGATCTTCGCGGTATGATCTTCACGCCGACTTTGAAATGCGGCGGAACCAACAAGCTTGCGGGCTGTAAATAATCGGCTTGCACTTCTAAGCACGAAACCCAATCGCGGGAGCCGCTTGCTGCGGCGTTTGCACCGCACACCGTTATGGCAAAAAAGATAGACGGTTACATCAAGCTCCAGATCAAGGCCGGTCAGGCGTCGCCTGCACCCCCCATTGGTCCGGCCCTTGGTCAGAAAGGCGTCAACATCATGGAGTTCTGCAAGGCGTTCAACGCGGCAACCCAGGATCGGATGGGTCTCATCCTGCCTGTGGTCATCACCGTCTTTGCAGACAAGTCCTTCACGTTCATCGTCAAGAGTCCACCGGCTGCGGTGCTCCTGAAGACGGCCGCGAAAATCAAGTCCGGCGCCGCCGATCCGCTCCGCGAGACGGCCGGTTCGGTCACGTGGGCCCAGTGCCGCGAGATCGCCGAGCAGAAAATGAAGGATTTGAATGCGTTCGACCTGGATCAGGCGGCACGCATGATTGCGGGTACGGCCCGTTCCATGGGAATCAAGGTCAAGGGCGCGCCCCAGGCCTGACGTTCCCACCCAACAGCCCGCGTGCCATCCTGGCGCACGGGACGGTACAATCACCTGCGGGAGCCGAAAGCATTGGATGCACGGCGTCAGCACCGCACAGATCGCATGATCATGGCAAAAAGAGGGAAACGCTACCGCGCGGTCCAGAAGCTGGTTTCTGAGACCGAGGGGCCCATCGACATGGGTACGGCGGCAGAGCTGTTGAAGCAGACGGCATCGGCCAAGTTCGATGAGTCCGTCGATCTGGATATCCGTTTGGGTGTCGATCCGCGCCACGCCGACCAGATGGTCCGTGGCATGGTTGCCCTGCCGCACGGCACGGGCAAGGATGTCCGGGTCCTCGTCCTGGCTTCGGAAGGCAAGCAGCAGGAGGCACGCGATGCCGGTGCTGACTTCGTCGGTCTGGAAGACATGGCGGAAAAGATCCAGAAGCAAGGATGGACCGATTTCGACGTCATGATTGCGACCCCCGATGTCATGGCCGTGGTCGGCCGACTGGGGCGCATCCTCGGTCCCCGGGGACTCATGCCGAACCCGAAGAGCGGAACCGTCACCATGGACGTGGCCGCAGCGGTGAAGGATGTCAAGGCCGGCAAGATCGACTTCCGTGTCGACAAGGCAGGAATCCTGCATGTCGCCATTGGAAAGGCATCGTTCTCGGCCGAGCAGATCAAGGAGAACGCGGAAGCGTTCATCCGCGAGGTCATGCGCCTTCGTCCGGCATCGGCGAAGGGCTTGTACGTCCGCTCGATAACGCTTTCCACCACAATGGGTCCTGGCATTCCGGTCGATCGGAATGTGGTCACCAGCTCACTCCGGTAATACCATGGCAATGACGAAAACACAGAAGGAAGCGGCTGTTGTCGAGCTCGTTGACAAGCTCCAGCAGACCCCGACCATCTACCTCACGAATTACTCCGGTCTGACCGTGTCCCAGGCAACCGAACTGCGTACGCGGTTCCGTGCTGTTGGCGTCGAGTACAAGGTGGTGAAGAACACCATGCTCCGTCTCGCCATGGAGCAGATCGGTGGATATGACGAAGTGTTCGATGCACTTCATGGCCCCACGGCCGTGGCGTTCTCGGAAGAGCCGTCAGCACCCGCCCGGGTCATCAAGAAATTCCTGGATGAGACGAAGCAGACCCTTCCGTCGCTGAAAGCGGCGCACGTCGAGGGTGCGGTCTATGAGGCCGATGCGCTTGAAATGCTCACGCAGCTCAAGTCGAAGGACGAACTCATCGGAGAAATCGTTGGTCTTCTGCAGTCGCCCATCACGAATGTGGTTGGAGCGCTGCAGGCCCAGGGTTCCAACATTGTTGGCGCCATCAAGACCATCGCTGAAAAGGCGGAAGCCTGATCCTGTAACCATCCCTTAATCAGCAGCCGAGCCCCTCGCGGGTGCAGACAGCTGCAGGAAACAAAGAAACATCATGGCAGATATTGCAAAACTGGCTGAAGAACTGGTCGGACTCACGATCAAGGAAG contains:
- the tuf gene encoding elongation factor Tu (EF-Tu; promotes GTP-dependent binding of aminoacyl-tRNA to the A-site of ribosomes during protein biosynthesis; when the tRNA anticodon matches the mRNA codon, GTP hydrolysis results; the inactive EF-Tu-GDP leaves the ribosome and release of GDP is promoted by elongation factor Ts; many prokaryotes have two copies of the gene encoding EF-Tu), yielding EMVMPGDNTQFKVKLIVPVAMEQGLRFAIREGGRTVGAGVVSKILD
- the secE gene encoding preprotein translocase subunit SecE, which codes for MNKVTEYLQEVAKEMRKVTWPSQQELTSNTIVTIVATLVMSLFIFGTDRVISTVLEVIYG
- the nusG gene encoding transcription termination/antitermination protein NusG; this encodes MAERIRKWYVLRTFSGHEKKVKEYLEREMTRLGLEEKLPEIMIPTETVFEMRGGKKRTREKNFFPGYILLHCILDKELQHILSQVPSVVGFLTTGDEPTALRQEEVNRILGKMDEALEAGEQPEIPFKNGDPVKVVDGPFNNFNGIVEEVYPDKAKVKVMVSIFGRKTPLELDYLQVEHEE
- the rplK gene encoding 50S ribosomal protein L11: MAKKIDGYIKLQIKAGQASPAPPIGPALGQKGVNIMEFCKAFNAATQDRMGLILPVVITVFADKSFTFIVKSPPAAVLLKTAAKIKSGAADPLRETAGSVTWAQCREIAEQKMKDLNAFDLDQAARMIAGTARSMGIKVKGAPQA
- the rplA gene encoding 50S ribosomal protein L1; its protein translation is MAKRGKRYRAVQKLVSETEGPIDMGTAAELLKQTASAKFDESVDLDIRLGVDPRHADQMVRGMVALPHGTGKDVRVLVLASEGKQQEARDAGADFVGLEDMAEKIQKQGWTDFDVMIATPDVMAVVGRLGRILGPRGLMPNPKSGTVTMDVAAAVKDVKAGKIDFRVDKAGILHVAIGKASFSAEQIKENAEAFIREVMRLRPASAKGLYVRSITLSTTMGPGIPVDRNVVTSSLR
- the rplJ gene encoding 50S ribosomal protein L10; amino-acid sequence: MAMTKTQKEAAVVELVDKLQQTPTIYLTNYSGLTVSQATELRTRFRAVGVEYKVVKNTMLRLAMEQIGGYDEVFDALHGPTAVAFSEEPSAPARVIKKFLDETKQTLPSLKAAHVEGAVYEADALEMLTQLKSKDELIGEIVGLLQSPITNVVGALQAQGSNIVGAIKTIAEKAEA